In the genome of Pelagibacterium nitratireducens, one region contains:
- a CDS encoding hydantoinase/oxoprolinase family protein, which yields MATRIGVDIGGTFTDLVYFDERTGKTAEGKVPTVPSAPEEGVVHAITSHVPQDIIEEAEFFLHGTTVGLNALLERRGSRVGLITTTGFRDVLEIRRGDRAEMYNLFWKQTEPLVPRRLRLEVDGRVLGNGSEYRPLDEDTVKVAAQKLIAEGVDAIAVSLINAYANPDHELAVERILRDEGFEGGISLSHKISGEYREYERTSTTCIDAFVRGRMSNYLRRLDGRLRELGFKGTSLITRSGSGSMTFAEAEDRPFETIMSGPVGGAQGASELARMLGIKALVTADVGGTSFDTALVIDGKPQVLFEGMIDNMPIQSPWVDVRSIGSGGGSIAHIDPGGLMRVGPRSAGAVPGPACYGKGGTEPAMTDAAAWLGMLGPGDLAAGIHLDIEKARSALESVGTHIGQDVEATAAGVMRISSAAMANAMREISLDQGLDPRTITLVPFGGAGPLMGTLLADELEMNHVVIPPLAGNFSAWGLLGADMVQSAARTRVIDFVSGALQEVNGVLDELFATLTERSTAHANHAVQSARLDLRYKGQEHTLSIEVAVEGGAVSEDETVILDRFVTEYARTFGATMNQDVELVSVRASTTVLLPRRDLSYAPKHSDGNNDRVMDVYSFETKERVPFRIIPRSTISGRVKGPAIITEETTTTYVDVQWTISNGKAGEIILERTH from the coding sequence ATGGCAACGCGTATTGGTGTCGATATTGGCGGCACGTTCACTGACCTCGTCTATTTCGACGAGCGGACGGGCAAGACGGCGGAAGGCAAGGTTCCCACTGTACCTTCCGCGCCAGAGGAGGGGGTCGTGCATGCGATCACCAGCCACGTACCTCAGGATATCATCGAGGAAGCCGAGTTCTTTCTCCACGGAACCACAGTCGGCCTCAACGCTCTTCTGGAGCGTCGGGGTTCGAGGGTCGGCCTGATCACCACCACCGGGTTCCGCGACGTGCTCGAAATTCGTCGCGGCGACCGGGCCGAAATGTACAATTTGTTCTGGAAACAGACCGAACCTCTGGTGCCCCGGCGCCTGCGTCTTGAAGTGGACGGGCGCGTGCTGGGCAACGGCTCCGAGTATCGGCCTCTCGATGAAGATACGGTCAAGGTTGCTGCACAAAAACTGATCGCAGAAGGCGTCGATGCGATCGCCGTCAGCCTCATTAACGCCTATGCAAACCCCGATCATGAACTCGCTGTCGAGCGTATCTTGCGCGACGAGGGGTTCGAGGGCGGAATTTCGCTTTCGCACAAGATTTCCGGCGAGTATCGCGAGTATGAGCGGACCTCGACGACCTGTATTGACGCGTTTGTGCGTGGCCGCATGTCCAACTATCTGCGCCGTCTCGATGGCCGGTTGCGTGAACTCGGTTTCAAGGGCACATCGCTGATCACCCGGTCCGGCTCCGGTTCGATGACCTTTGCCGAAGCCGAGGATCGCCCGTTTGAAACCATCATGTCCGGTCCGGTGGGCGGCGCACAGGGTGCCAGCGAGCTGGCCAGAATGCTCGGCATCAAGGCGCTGGTAACCGCTGACGTCGGCGGAACCAGCTTCGATACGGCCCTGGTGATCGACGGCAAGCCCCAGGTACTGTTTGAGGGCATGATCGACAACATGCCAATCCAGAGCCCTTGGGTGGATGTCCGCTCGATCGGGTCCGGCGGAGGCTCGATAGCCCATATCGATCCGGGCGGCCTTATGCGGGTCGGGCCGCGCTCGGCCGGCGCCGTGCCGGGTCCCGCCTGCTACGGCAAGGGCGGCACCGAACCGGCCATGACCGATGCCGCAGCGTGGCTGGGGATGCTCGGGCCTGGCGATCTGGCGGCCGGAATTCATCTCGATATCGAAAAGGCAAGGTCCGCACTCGAATCGGTGGGAACTCATATCGGTCAGGATGTCGAGGCGACGGCCGCGGGCGTGATGCGTATATCCTCAGCGGCAATGGCAAATGCCATGCGTGAGATTTCGCTCGACCAGGGCCTCGACCCGCGTACCATCACGCTTGTGCCTTTCGGTGGCGCCGGGCCGTTGATGGGCACGCTTCTGGCCGATGAGCTCGAAATGAACCACGTCGTGATCCCGCCTCTGGCCGGAAATTTCTCGGCCTGGGGGCTTCTGGGAGCAGACATGGTGCAATCGGCCGCCCGCACCCGTGTCATCGACTTTGTTTCCGGCGCTCTCCAGGAGGTCAATGGCGTTCTGGACGAACTTTTTGCAACGCTGACAGAGCGCAGCACGGCCCATGCCAACCACGCTGTGCAATCGGCCCGGCTGGACCTTCGCTACAAGGGGCAGGAACACACGCTTTCCATCGAGGTGGCGGTAGAGGGCGGCGCGGTTTCCGAAGACGAAACAGTCATCCTCGACCGGTTTGTAACCGAATATGCGCGCACCTTCGGTGCCACAATGAACCAGGACGTCGAACTGGTTTCGGTGCGGGCCAGCACCACGGTTCTGCTGCCGCGCCGCGATCTGAGCTACGCGCCGAAACATTCCGATGGCAATAACGATCGCGTAATGGACGTCTATTCCTTCGAAACCAAAGAGCGCGTGCCGTTCAGGATCATCCCCCGGAGCACGATTTCGGGCAGGGTCAAGGGCCCGGCGATCATAACCGAAGAGACAACGACGACCTATGTCGACGTTCAATGGACCATCTCGAACGGCAAGGCGGGCGAGATCATTTTGGAGCGGACCCACTGA
- a CDS encoding ABC transporter substrate-binding protein, with the protein MRIGNIGKLSLVAGLLSSLTMVAGPALGQDSDLVVNSAVAPSTLDPAWACGLQEISFLQNFYVRLTQYGTAEGPEGTRVVDYSTVEPYLADSWEVSDDGLVYTFHLKEGYTFESGAPVDAEAVRYSLQRVLDMAGCGRFFLTDGHIDPVIIDAIEVVDPFTLTIRLNKPNGNMLGDLATHAASIVDPSVVEANGGVVAGQPNEFMAANVTESGPFLLESYSANQSARMVANPEFVGEAPASDAISVNWITAAPTLLLQARTGQADITFGLAKQAVTTLADNPGTRTIAYTSPFVQQMMLPNTKAPWDNVLFREAVAHAVPYEDIVERVAYGYGTLYYGPIPPSLPGYNAELSQPIPFDLDRARELIAESGVATPVDIEVMIQEGDATQQQLATVLQSTWADLGINLNIRVAPAAEFQDLSQGHQVQSLMRLDGPGVFEVGYYWGYDAVCDNSNNLTEYCNPEVDELVDQLRASSDEAERQAIMDQVTEIWRSEYPKILFFEDQPVVVLSDAVTEFTFSPLPDYRYWAK; encoded by the coding sequence ATGCGCATCGGAAACATCGGAAAATTGTCGCTTGTGGCGGGACTGCTTTCGTCCCTCACCATGGTGGCAGGGCCGGCGTTGGGTCAGGACTCGGACCTGGTGGTCAACAGCGCTGTCGCGCCAAGTACGCTCGATCCTGCATGGGCCTGCGGGCTGCAGGAGATCAGCTTTCTCCAGAATTTCTATGTAAGGCTTACCCAGTACGGAACGGCGGAGGGTCCGGAGGGTACTCGCGTCGTCGATTATTCGACCGTAGAGCCCTACCTTGCGGATTCCTGGGAGGTCAGCGACGATGGGTTGGTCTACACCTTCCATCTCAAGGAGGGTTATACCTTCGAAAGCGGCGCTCCGGTCGATGCCGAAGCGGTGCGCTATTCGCTCCAGCGTGTCCTGGACATGGCTGGCTGCGGGCGCTTCTTTTTGACAGACGGGCACATCGATCCCGTCATCATCGATGCGATCGAGGTGGTCGATCCGTTCACGTTGACCATCAGGCTCAACAAGCCAAACGGCAATATGTTGGGTGATCTGGCGACCCATGCGGCATCGATCGTTGATCCGTCGGTCGTGGAAGCCAATGGTGGTGTGGTCGCGGGGCAACCCAATGAATTCATGGCCGCCAATGTGACCGAGTCCGGTCCGTTCCTGCTTGAATCCTATTCCGCAAACCAGAGTGCGCGGATGGTTGCCAATCCCGAGTTTGTTGGAGAAGCTCCGGCGTCGGATGCGATCAGCGTCAACTGGATCACGGCGGCGCCCACCCTGTTGTTGCAGGCGCGCACAGGGCAGGCCGATATCACCTTTGGTTTGGCAAAGCAGGCCGTGACCACGCTTGCCGATAACCCGGGCACGCGCACCATCGCCTATACCAGCCCCTTCGTGCAGCAGATGATGTTGCCGAACACCAAGGCGCCCTGGGACAACGTTCTCTTCCGCGAGGCCGTTGCCCATGCCGTGCCCTATGAGGACATCGTGGAGCGCGTCGCCTATGGCTACGGCACGCTCTACTACGGCCCCATCCCCCCGAGCTTGCCGGGATACAATGCCGAACTGAGCCAGCCCATCCCCTTCGACCTCGATCGCGCCAGGGAGTTGATCGCCGAAAGCGGCGTGGCCACGCCGGTCGATATCGAGGTGATGATTCAGGAGGGCGATGCGACCCAGCAGCAGTTGGCGACGGTCCTGCAGAGCACATGGGCGGATCTGGGCATCAATCTCAACATTCGCGTGGCACCGGCTGCCGAGTTCCAGGATCTGTCGCAGGGTCATCAGGTTCAGTCCCTGATGCGGCTCGATGGGCCGGGCGTGTTCGAGGTCGGCTACTATTGGGGTTACGACGCCGTCTGCGACAACTCCAATAATCTCACCGAATATTGCAACCCTGAAGTCGACGAACTGGTCGATCAGTTGCGCGCCTCCTCCGATGAGGCAGAGCGTCAGGCGATCATGGATCAGGTGACCGAAATCTGGCGGTCGGAATATCCCAAGATCCTGTTTTTCGAGGACCAGCCGGTCGTCGTGCTGAGTGATGCGGTGACCGAGTTCACCTTCTCACCGCTGCCCGACTACCGCTATTGGGCGAAATAG
- a CDS encoding Ldh family oxidoreductase, with protein MSTTIAYAELVELLEKIFLHHGTDKVVASILAENCAMCERDGAYSHGIFRMRGYVDSLGTGWVDGRAIPEVEDIAPSFCRVDASNGFAQVALARARDLAVSKCRQTGVSVLAIRNSHHLSALWPDIEPLAREGLIAISAVNSFACTVPFDGKSPVFGTNPFAFAAPLDGGDPIVFDLATSAMANGDVQIAARKGHALSPDSGVDKDGKPTDDPQAVLDGGALLTFGGHKGSSISMMVELLGAALTGGHFSFEFDWSGHKGAQTPHTGQLIILIDPSRAAGEPFDRRAHTLIAAMQDAGVSRLPGQRRAEIRAQTTQNGIPITAEDLASLRTLAIA; from the coding sequence GTGTCCACAACCATCGCCTATGCAGAACTCGTGGAACTTCTCGAAAAAATCTTCCTGCACCACGGGACGGACAAGGTCGTCGCGTCGATCCTGGCCGAGAACTGCGCCATGTGCGAGCGCGATGGCGCATATAGCCACGGCATCTTTCGCATGCGGGGCTACGTGGATTCCTTGGGCACAGGCTGGGTCGACGGCAGAGCCATTCCCGAGGTCGAAGACATCGCTCCGTCCTTTTGCCGGGTTGATGCGAGCAATGGCTTTGCCCAGGTCGCATTGGCGCGCGCTCGCGATCTGGCCGTCAGCAAGTGCCGGCAAACCGGAGTTTCGGTTCTGGCGATCCGCAATTCGCATCACTTGAGCGCGCTCTGGCCCGATATCGAACCGCTGGCCCGCGAAGGCCTGATTGCCATCAGTGCTGTCAACAGTTTTGCATGCACCGTGCCGTTCGATGGCAAGAGCCCGGTGTTCGGCACAAATCCCTTTGCCTTTGCGGCACCACTCGATGGCGGCGATCCGATCGTTTTCGATCTCGCAACCTCTGCGATGGCCAATGGCGACGTGCAGATCGCAGCCCGCAAGGGACATGCTCTGTCACCCGATTCCGGGGTCGACAAAGACGGCAAGCCAACCGATGACCCCCAGGCCGTGCTGGACGGTGGCGCCCTGCTGACCTTTGGCGGCCACAAGGGATCGTCGATTTCGATGATGGTGGAATTGCTCGGAGCGGCCCTTACGGGTGGGCACTTTTCCTTCGAGTTCGACTGGTCGGGACACAAGGGCGCGCAGACGCCGCATACCGGGCAGTTGATCATCCTGATCGACCCTTCACGCGCGGCGGGTGAACCGTTCGACCGGCGCGCGCATACACTGATCGCGGCAATGCAGGATGCGGGGGTTTCGCGACTACCGGGTCAGCGCCGCGCGGAAATTCGTGCCCAAACGACACAAAACGGCATACCCATTACTGCAGAAGACCTTGCCAGTCTCAGAACATTGGCAATAGCCTAA
- a CDS encoding XRE family transcriptional regulator: protein MNSTLPKPSEKSSQRRSQHSIAETLRHLRQSNGFTLNELARRCDLAPSTLSKIENGQMSPTYDTILSLAEGLGVDVADLFSERQTTTVSGRRTVTRAGDGVPLDTAQYDYQMLCTDLANKQFVPLRARIKANSVSRFDGMLSHPGEEFVFVLSGEIELHTQFYAPTRLSVGDSCYFDSTMGHALIRASEEDAEVLWICSRVVEPLRG, encoded by the coding sequence ATGAACAGCACCCTCCCCAAGCCATCCGAGAAAAGCTCGCAGCGCCGGTCGCAACATTCCATCGCCGAAACCTTGCGCCATCTGCGGCAGAGCAATGGCTTTACCCTCAATGAACTGGCCCGGCGGTGTGATTTGGCCCCCTCGACGCTGTCCAAGATCGAGAACGGGCAGATGTCGCCGACATACGATACAATTCTGAGCCTGGCCGAAGGGCTGGGTGTGGACGTCGCCGATCTTTTTTCAGAACGCCAGACCACAACTGTCAGTGGGCGCCGCACGGTAACGCGCGCCGGAGACGGGGTTCCTCTCGATACCGCGCAATACGACTATCAGATGTTGTGCACCGATCTGGCAAACAAGCAGTTTGTACCGCTTCGAGCCAGAATAAAGGCGAACTCGGTTTCCCGATTTGACGGCATGCTGTCCCATCCCGGTGAAGAGTTTGTTTTCGTGCTGTCGGGAGAGATCGAACTTCATACGCAGTTTTATGCACCCACCCGGCTTTCGGTGGGTGACAGTTGCTATTTCGACAGCACCATGGGCCACGCGCTCATCAGGGCCTCGGAAGAGGATGCCGAGGTGCTCTGGATATGTTCGCGGGTCGTCGAGCCGCTCAGGGGATGA
- a CDS encoding trans-3-hydroxy-L-proline dehydratase, whose product MRSSKIINVVGCHAEGEVGDVIVGGYAPPPGETIWEQARWIAADDRLRNFVLNEPRGGVFRHVNLLVPPKDPRAAMGWIIMEPIHTPPMSGSNSICVSTVLLDTGIIEMTEPETRFTLEAPGGLIEVVATCENGKATSIRVINHPSFAAKLDAVIEVEGVGTLRVDTAYGGDSFVLVDAHQLGFSLVPDEAYDLASMGMKLTRAATDQLGFSHPTNPDWSHISFCQFTAPIQDIDGIKTGRNTVAIEPGKLDRSPTGTGCSARMAVLHARGELAVGEDFYGVSIIGSRFACRIERETTIGDTPAIVPSISGRAWITETRQLMLDPSDPWPEGYRIGDTWPAGTPG is encoded by the coding sequence ATGCGGTCATCAAAAATCATCAATGTCGTAGGTTGTCACGCCGAAGGCGAGGTCGGCGACGTAATAGTGGGCGGATATGCGCCCCCACCCGGCGAAACCATCTGGGAGCAGGCACGATGGATCGCTGCCGACGACCGGCTACGTAATTTCGTTCTCAACGAGCCGCGTGGTGGCGTCTTCCGGCATGTCAATCTTCTGGTACCGCCCAAGGACCCGCGTGCGGCGATGGGCTGGATCATCATGGAACCGATCCATACGCCCCCGATGTCGGGATCGAACTCGATCTGTGTTTCGACCGTGCTGCTCGATACGGGCATCATTGAAATGACCGAGCCTGAAACCCGCTTCACCCTTGAAGCGCCCGGCGGACTGATCGAGGTCGTGGCGACATGCGAGAATGGCAAGGCCACCTCAATCCGCGTTATCAACCACCCCAGTTTTGCGGCAAAGCTTGACGCTGTGATCGAGGTCGAGGGGGTCGGGACCCTTCGGGTCGATACTGCTTATGGCGGGGACAGTTTTGTTCTTGTCGATGCCCATCAACTGGGGTTTTCCCTTGTTCCGGACGAGGCATACGACCTTGCCAGCATGGGTATGAAATTGACTCGCGCCGCCACTGATCAGCTCGGATTTTCTCACCCCACGAACCCGGACTGGTCCCATATTTCATTTTGCCAGTTCACCGCACCGATCCAGGATATCGATGGGATAAAGACCGGTCGCAACACTGTCGCCATCGAACCGGGAAAGCTCGATCGCTCACCAACCGGCACGGGCTGTTCGGCGCGCATGGCCGTTCTTCATGCACGCGGCGAGTTGGCGGTTGGTGAGGACTTTTATGGCGTTTCGATCATTGGCAGCCGCTTTGCCTGCCGGATCGAGCGCGAAACCACGATCGGCGACACACCGGCCATAGTTCCATCCATCTCAGGTCGGGCATGGATAACCGAAACCAGGCAACTCATGCTCGATCCGTCCGATCCCTGGCCGGAGGGATATCGTATCGGTGATACATGGCCCGCAGGCACGCCGGGGTGA
- a CDS encoding 4-hydroxyproline epimerase: MSQHTFQCIDGHTCGNPVRLVAGGAPLLKGNTMLERRAHFLAEFDWIRTGLMFEPRGHDMMSGSILYPPTRPDCEVAVLFIETSGCLPMCGHGTIGTITMAIENGLIAPREPGKLSIETPAGKVDITYHQEGRFVEEVRLTNVASFLHAEGLTAEIEGFGELVVDVAYGGNFYAIVEPQKNFRDMADFSAAELIGLSPKLRAALNEKYQFVHPEYPQISGLSHIQWTGQPTQHGATARNAVFYGDKAIDRSPCGTGTSARMAQLTAKGKLAVGDEFVHESIIGSLFSGRIEAAARVGSLEAIIPSIGGWARQTGFNTIFIDDRDPYAHGFTVI, from the coding sequence ATGAGCCAGCATACCTTCCAGTGCATCGACGGACACACCTGCGGCAATCCGGTACGTCTGGTCGCCGGCGGCGCGCCCCTGCTCAAGGGTAACACCATGCTTGAACGGCGCGCGCACTTTCTGGCCGAATTCGACTGGATCCGCACCGGGCTGATGTTCGAGCCGCGCGGACATGACATGATGTCGGGCTCGATTCTTTATCCGCCCACGCGCCCCGATTGCGAGGTTGCGGTGTTGTTCATCGAAACCTCGGGCTGCCTGCCCATGTGCGGTCACGGCACCATAGGCACCATCACGATGGCGATCGAGAACGGGCTGATCGCTCCGCGCGAACCGGGAAAGCTCTCGATTGAAACACCCGCAGGTAAGGTCGACATCACCTATCATCAGGAGGGTCGGTTCGTTGAGGAAGTGCGCCTGACCAACGTGGCGTCTTTCCTCCACGCTGAAGGGCTGACCGCCGAGATCGAAGGGTTTGGAGAGCTCGTCGTCGACGTTGCCTATGGCGGCAATTTCTACGCGATTGTCGAGCCACAAAAAAACTTTCGCGACATGGCCGATTTCTCGGCTGCCGAACTGATCGGCCTGTCGCCCAAGCTGCGCGCGGCGCTCAACGAAAAATACCAGTTTGTGCACCCCGAGTACCCCCAAATCAGCGGGTTGAGCCACATCCAGTGGACCGGACAGCCGACCCAACACGGCGCGACGGCCCGCAACGCCGTCTTTTACGGCGACAAGGCGATCGATCGCTCGCCCTGCGGCACCGGCACTTCGGCGCGCATGGCGCAATTGACCGCAAAGGGAAAGCTCGCTGTGGGCGACGAATTCGTCCACGAAAGCATTATCGGCTCACTGTTTTCCGGTCGCATCGAGGCAGCGGCCCGGGTGGGCAGCCTCGAAGCCATCATCCCCTCCATCGGAGGCTGGGCCCGCCAGACCGGGTTCAACACCATCTTCATTGACGACCGGGACCCTTACGCCCACGGCTTTACGGTGATCTGA
- a CDS encoding FAD-binding oxidoreductase: MRVAVIGAGVIGVTAALALAERGHAVTILDRQGVASGASGGNAGAFAFSDVIPLATPGIMKKAPAWLLDPNGPLSIPPAYAFRIAPWLLAFFKASLPARYGDAVVAQGALMGHSAAALERLVKTCDLEELLRREGQLQLYEGEREFRASLPGWEEREAVGVKFDLLTRPEAIAEIQPGLSPRFTHAGFTPDWKNVTDPALWTTAIADRAQDRGATFVRSEITDITPTENGVELTGSDKSLVFDKVIVAAGAHSNRLTRTLGISLPLETERGYNVTLPEGAFDLRTHVTFAGHGFVVSRIGDGIRVGGGVELGGLDLAPRMSRADALLAKAARFLPELRTAGGRRWMGFRPSMPDSLPVIDLAPGHSRVILAFGHGHLGLTQSAGTAEIIADLVDDTPPSIDITPFRATRF, encoded by the coding sequence ATGCGCGTCGCGGTAATCGGAGCAGGGGTAATCGGCGTGACCGCCGCACTGGCGCTGGCCGAACGCGGGCACGCGGTAACGATATTGGACCGCCAGGGCGTGGCCTCCGGCGCCTCGGGTGGCAATGCAGGTGCATTTGCCTTTTCCGATGTCATTCCGCTGGCAACGCCCGGCATCATGAAAAAGGCGCCTGCCTGGCTTCTCGACCCCAACGGGCCGCTTTCCATTCCTCCCGCCTATGCCTTCAGGATTGCACCCTGGCTCCTGGCCTTTTTCAAGGCGAGCCTGCCCGCCCGTTACGGTGACGCGGTCGTGGCGCAAGGCGCCTTGATGGGCCACTCCGCTGCCGCGCTCGAGCGTCTGGTGAAAACCTGCGATCTCGAAGAGCTGCTGCGCCGTGAGGGGCAATTGCAACTCTACGAGGGCGAGCGCGAATTCAGGGCCAGCCTGCCCGGTTGGGAAGAACGCGAGGCCGTGGGTGTCAAATTCGACCTTCTCACGCGCCCCGAAGCGATTGCCGAAATCCAGCCGGGTCTTTCTCCGCGCTTTACCCATGCAGGGTTCACCCCTGACTGGAAAAACGTCACTGACCCCGCGCTCTGGACCACGGCAATCGCCGACAGGGCACAGGATCGTGGCGCCACATTTGTCAGATCCGAGATCACAGACATCACGCCCACCGAAAACGGCGTGGAACTGACCGGTTCAGACAAAAGTCTCGTATTCGATAAAGTCATTGTGGCCGCAGGCGCTCATTCGAACCGGCTGACGCGGACGTTGGGGATCAGTCTGCCGCTCGAAACCGAGCGCGGCTACAATGTGACCTTGCCTGAGGGCGCTTTCGATCTGCGCACTCATGTGACCTTTGCAGGGCACGGATTCGTGGTCAGCCGCATCGGTGACGGCATCCGCGTCGGTGGAGGCGTGGAGCTCGGCGGGCTCGATCTGGCACCGCGGATGAGCCGTGCCGATGCCTTGCTGGCCAAGGCGGCGCGGTTTCTGCCCGAACTCAGGACCGCCGGTGGACGCCGCTGGATGGGATTTCGTCCCTCAATGCCCGACAGCCTGCCGGTCATTGATCTTGCGCCGGGCCATTCCCGTGTCATTCTGGCATTCGGTCATGGACATCTGGGGCTCACGCAATCGGCTGGAACTGCAGAAATCATCGCCGATCTGGTTGACGATACCCCGCCTTCCATCGACATCACGCCGTTCCGGGCAACCCGTTTTTGA
- a CDS encoding GntR family transcriptional regulator — MARDTEQARTEGTGTPKRGSGSSHVYKILRNEIIDLKLAPGSPMDELQLADRFSLSRTPIREALVRLSVEGLITTLPNRATIVSTIDFLHLPQFFDALTLMYRVTTRLAAGHHSADDIVRMRGKQEEFTRAVEARDALALIATNRDFHLEIARAGGNSYYTELFVRLLDENRRILRLYYSSFNDELPRKYVTEHDQMIAAIAARDVEEADRLASAHAEQIVTQIQSYITADKRINAHMSL, encoded by the coding sequence ATGGCCAGAGATACCGAGCAGGCAAGAACGGAAGGCACCGGCACACCCAAACGCGGGTCGGGTTCCAGCCATGTCTACAAGATCCTGCGCAACGAGATCATCGATCTCAAGCTGGCCCCCGGCAGCCCGATGGACGAGTTGCAACTCGCAGATCGCTTTTCGCTGTCGCGCACCCCGATCCGCGAAGCTCTCGTGCGGCTTTCGGTCGAAGGGCTGATTACCACGCTGCCCAACCGGGCCACCATTGTTTCTACAATCGACTTTCTCCATCTGCCTCAGTTTTTCGACGCGCTTACGCTTATGTACCGCGTGACAACGCGACTGGCTGCGGGCCATCACAGCGCTGACGACATTGTCCGCATGCGCGGCAAGCAGGAGGAGTTCACACGGGCCGTGGAGGCCCGCGACGCGCTTGCGCTGATTGCCACCAACCGGGACTTCCATCTCGAAATCGCGCGGGCCGGCGGCAACAGCTATTACACCGAGCTTTTTGTGCGGCTGCTCGACGAGAACCGGCGAATCCTGCGGCTTTATTATTCCTCGTTCAACGACGAGTTGCCGCGCAAATACGTGACGGAACATGACCAGATGATCGCCGCGATCGCCGCGCGCGATGTCGAGGAGGCCGATCGGCTGGCCAGCGCTCATGCGGAGCAGATTGTCACCCAGATTCAGTCCTACATCACCGCCGACAAGCGCATCAACGCACATATGTCTTTGTAG
- a CDS encoding dihydrodipicolinate synthase family protein, with the protein MAASIFSGCIPALMTPCKPDRTPDFDALVRKGEQLISAGMRAVVYCGSMGDWPLLTDAQRMEGVARLVGAGVPVIVGTGAINTASAVAIAAHAQEVGAQGLMVIPRVLSRGPSTTAQRHHFKAILSAAPDLPAVIYNSPYYGFATRADLFFALRAEHRNLVGFKEFGGTESLTYAAENITSQDDEISLMIGVDTTVFHGFVNCGAAGAITGIGNVLPREVLHLCALAQAAAGGDVDARQRALELEGALGALSSFDEGPDLVLFYKHLMAIKGDAEYALNFNETDALTDSQRGYAESQLELFENWYAQWSTLPGAVQIYA; encoded by the coding sequence ATGGCCGCCAGCATCTTTTCAGGATGCATTCCTGCCCTGATGACCCCCTGCAAGCCGGACCGAACACCCGATTTCGACGCTTTGGTCCGCAAGGGCGAACAACTGATTTCTGCCGGCATGCGCGCTGTCGTCTACTGCGGATCGATGGGCGATTGGCCGCTCTTGACCGATGCCCAGCGCATGGAAGGTGTCGCCAGACTGGTTGGTGCGGGTGTGCCCGTTATTGTGGGAACCGGCGCGATCAACACGGCCTCGGCTGTCGCCATTGCAGCCCATGCCCAAGAGGTTGGGGCACAGGGCCTGATGGTCATTCCGCGCGTCCTGTCGCGCGGCCCCTCCACCACCGCGCAACGCCATCACTTCAAGGCAATCCTTTCGGCGGCACCCGACCTGCCCGCTGTGATTTACAACAGTCCCTATTATGGCTTTGCAACACGCGCCGACCTGTTCTTCGCGCTGCGTGCGGAACACAGAAATCTCGTCGGTTTCAAGGAGTTCGGCGGCACCGAATCCCTGACCTATGCTGCGGAAAACATCACCAGCCAGGATGATGAGATTTCGCTGATGATCGGTGTCGATACAACGGTCTTCCACGGCTTCGTCAACTGCGGTGCGGCGGGCGCAATCACCGGGATCGGCAATGTCCTGCCCCGCGAAGTGCTCCACCTGTGCGCCCTGGCGCAGGCGGCAGCCGGTGGCGATGTGGATGCCCGCCAACGCGCACTCGAACTCGAAGGCGCGCTTGGCGCTCTGTCCTCATTCGATGAAGGGCCGGACCTTGTGCTTTTCTACAAGCACCTGATGGCGATCAAGGGCGATGCCGAGTATGCCCTCAATTTCAACGAAACGGACGCCCTCACCGACAGCCAGCGCGGCTATGCCGAAAGCCAGTTGGAACTGTTCGAGAACTGGTACGCGCAATGGAGTACCCTGCCCGGCGCGGTCCAGATATACGCCTAG